A window of Fusobacterium sp. DD2 contains these coding sequences:
- a CDS encoding cation:dicarboxylase symporter family transporter: MNNVFFREFLMISDIKTIIFLAVLVGLVIFIQKLPKEKFKFSKKVMTGTGLGLILGLVIQFVAGFPDNPMDITFVRETTLWYSLLGGGFISFVRMLVIPLVMVSIIHVIINMNEEAKLGSLVKRTLVISLTMVAIAAALGLTMSIIFNIGGAGAAITEGTHKIREVKNIVETLKALIPANPVDAMVHLNVVGIVIFAALIGVAAKRMSKKYMDIIKPFFDIINASEKIIVSMAMSIIKWMPVAVVPLLANTIAQRGLSAIAEVAKFIVILYVSVAIMFVIQMIAVSLFGLNPFTYVKKCVSLAILAFTSRSSVGTLPVTISTMTNKLGVNESTASFVGSFGSTAGMQGCAGIFPAMTIAFVTHMSGHSIDATLFIMSVIVVAIGSVGIAGIPGTATMAASVGLTGTGLAPFFPMINPILAIDPIIDMPRTMLNVMGSVTNALMVDKTLGTLDLVKYSDPDAGNDTTDSEL; the protein is encoded by the coding sequence AAACTATCATATTTTTGGCCGTATTAGTAGGACTTGTAATATTTATCCAGAAACTACCTAAAGAAAAATTTAAATTTTCTAAAAAGGTTATGACTGGAACAGGACTTGGTCTTATACTTGGACTTGTTATCCAATTTGTAGCAGGTTTTCCAGATAATCCTATGGATATTACATTTGTAAGAGAGACAACTCTATGGTATAGCCTTTTAGGTGGAGGATTTATATCTTTTGTAAGAATGCTTGTAATTCCACTTGTTATGGTATCTATAATCCATGTTATTATCAACATGAATGAAGAGGCAAAACTTGGTTCTCTTGTAAAAAGAACTCTTGTAATATCTCTTACAATGGTAGCTATAGCTGCTGCTCTTGGGCTTACTATGTCTATTATCTTCAATATAGGTGGAGCTGGTGCTGCAATAACTGAGGGAACTCACAAGATAAGAGAGGTAAAAAATATAGTTGAGACTTTAAAAGCTCTTATTCCTGCTAACCCAGTAGATGCAATGGTACATCTAAATGTAGTTGGAATAGTAATATTTGCTGCTCTTATTGGAGTTGCTGCAAAGAGAATGTCTAAAAAATATATGGATATTATAAAACCATTTTTTGATATTATAAATGCATCTGAAAAAATAATAGTATCAATGGCTATGAGTATAATTAAATGGATGCCAGTAGCTGTAGTTCCACTACTTGCAAATACAATTGCTCAAAGAGGACTGTCTGCAATTGCTGAAGTTGCCAAATTTATAGTTATACTTTATGTATCAGTAGCTATCATGTTTGTAATTCAGATGATTGCTGTATCACTATTTGGTCTAAATCCATTTACATATGTTAAAAAATGTGTATCTCTTGCAATACTTGCCTTTACATCAAGATCAAGTGTAGGTACTCTACCTGTGACTATCTCTACAATGACAAATAAACTTGGTGTAAATGAATCAACTGCAAGTTTTGTAGGAAGCTTTGGTTCTACAGCTGGAATGCAGGGATGTGCAGGTATATTCCCAGCGATGACAATAGCCTTTGTTACTCATATGAGTGGACACAGTATTGATGCTACTCTATTTATTATGAGTGTAATAGTGGTAGCTATTGGATCTGTTGGTATTGCTGGTATTCCAGGTACAGCTACAATGGCAGCTTCAGTTGGTCTAACAGGAACAGGACTTGCCCCTTTCTTCCCAATGATCAACCCGATTCTTGCTATTGACCCAATTATAGATATGCCAAGAACTATGCTTAATGTAATGGGGTCTGTAACTAATGCTCTTATGGTAGATAAGACTTTAGGAACATTGGATCTGGTTAAGTATAGTGATCCTGATGCAGGTAATGACACAACTGACAGTGAACTTTAA
- a CDS encoding iron ABC transporter permease: MKNLKLKLDNEIKNMKNVFHDPILFSTIIFVLIILMLFIVFPMINILKESFTYNHKFSFIHYENIKNMKENFIIILNTLKLGLVTSIISTAIGFFFAYGMTCVKVPFKKLFNSIAILPIVSPPFVIALSAIMLFGRRGFITRSIFHIRNAEIYGFHGLVLVQVLTFFPVAYLMLVGLLQQIDPSVEEASRDLGASRWNVFKTITLPLMMPGIANAMLVIFIQAIADFSNPMVIGGEFTTVAVQIYLQGIGNYDMGSATALAVILVLMSVSIFITQKYYISKKSYVTVTGKVSRGREKISEHGIAIPITVIMTLLTLFVLMMYIMIPIGSLVKLWGVKYNFSLEHYKYVLALGMKPIFDTTMLSIISTPITGVLAMIIAFLIVRKKFLGKAFIEFTTMMAIAIPGTIVGLGYIITYNTKPLVLTGTATILIIAFIMRNMPIGIRSGISALQQIDPSIEEAATVLGANSRKVFTSVTLPMIKPAFFSGLVYAFVRSMTLVSTIIFLVSAKYNLLTVAIMNQIDVGKIGVASAYCTILIVIVFLVIGVMTSLLKRMGIDSISE, translated from the coding sequence ATGAAAAATTTAAAATTAAAGTTGGATAATGAAATTAAAAATATGAAAAATGTATTTCATGACCCTATACTTTTCTCTACAATTATATTTGTCCTTATAATTTTAATGTTATTTATTGTCTTTCCAATGATAAATATATTAAAAGAAAGTTTTACCTACAACCATAAGTTTTCTTTTATCCATTATGAAAATATAAAAAATATGAAAGAGAACTTTATTATTATCTTAAATACATTGAAATTAGGTTTAGTTACATCAATAATTTCAACTGCTATTGGATTTTTCTTTGCCTATGGAATGACATGTGTAAAGGTACCATTTAAAAAACTATTTAATTCTATAGCTATACTACCTATAGTTTCTCCTCCATTTGTAATAGCTTTGTCTGCTATAATGTTATTTGGAAGAAGAGGATTTATAACACGTAGTATTTTTCACATAAGAAATGCAGAGATATATGGATTTCATGGATTGGTATTGGTACAAGTTTTAACTTTTTTCCCAGTAGCATATCTTATGTTAGTTGGACTTTTACAACAGATAGATCCATCTGTTGAAGAAGCTTCACGTGATCTTGGTGCCTCTAGATGGAATGTTTTTAAAACTATTACTCTACCTCTTATGATGCCTGGAATTGCCAATGCAATGTTAGTAATATTTATTCAAGCTATTGCTGATTTTAGTAATCCTATGGTTATTGGTGGAGAATTTACTACAGTTGCTGTTCAAATATATTTACAAGGTATTGGTAATTATGATATGGGAAGTGCCACAGCATTGGCTGTTATACTTGTACTCATGTCAGTTTCAATATTTATTACACAAAAATACTATATAAGTAAAAAATCCTATGTAACTGTTACTGGAAAAGTTTCAAGAGGAAGAGAGAAAATTAGTGAGCATGGAATTGCTATTCCTATAACAGTGATTATGACATTATTAACTTTATTTGTTTTGATGATGTATATCATGATTCCTATAGGTTCTCTAGTTAAACTATGGGGAGTTAAATATAATTTTTCATTGGAACATTATAAATACGTCTTAGCTTTAGGAATGAAGCCAATCTTTGACACAACTATGTTATCTATTATATCTACACCTATAACTGGTGTTTTAGCAATGATCATAGCTTTTCTAATTGTCAGAAAAAAATTCCTTGGAAAAGCATTTATTGAATTTACAACAATGATGGCTATCGCTATTCCAGGAACTATTGTCGGACTTGGTTATATAATTACTTATAATACTAAACCTCTTGTTCTGACAGGTACTGCAACAATTCTTATTATAGCTTTTATTATGAGAAATATGCCAATAGGAATACGTTCTGGAATTTCTGCATTACAACAGATAGACCCATCTATAGAAGAAGCTGCTACAGTTTTGGGAGCTAATAGTAGAAAAGTATTTACATCTGTAACACTCCCTATGATCAAACCAGCATTCTTTAGTGGTTTAGTTTATGCTTTTGTTAGAAGTATGACTCTTGTCAGCACAATTATATTTTTAGTATCTGCAAAATATAATCTTCTAACTGTGGCTATTATGAACCAAATTGATGTTGGTAAAATTGGTGTTGCATCAGCTTATTGTACCATCCTTATTGTGATTGTGTTCTTAGTAATAGGAGTAATGACATCACTTTTAAAAAGAATGGGAATTGACAGTATTTCAGAATAA
- a CDS encoding ABC transporter substrate-binding protein yields MKKFLAMATFLFSTVAAFADGDKPTGHLLIYAGLMEDHAILATKEFEKETGIKTEFVRMSSGETLARIRAEKDNMTASVWYGGPIDAFVAANQEGLLQPYISPVAKEIPDKFKDPNGVWTGIYVGYLGFVGNKELLKEIGAPMPKSWADLLKPEYKGEIVTAHPGSSGTAYTMLATVIQLKGEKDGMDYMQKLNGQIRQYTKSGTAPGRMVGMGETALGVTFLHDAIKYRKEGYDDIIISAPAEGTGFEIGGVAILKNGPDQDSAKKFVDWALSKKAQELGQTVGSYQFLTNKNAEAPADVKEIAGTKLIDYNFDWAGKHRKELLDKFSTATKTTAPTK; encoded by the coding sequence ATGAAAAAATTTTTAGCTATGGCAACTTTTTTATTTTCTACAGTGGCAGCATTTGCAGATGGAGATAAACCAACTGGTCATCTTCTTATTTATGCTGGATTAATGGAAGATCATGCTATTCTAGCAACAAAAGAATTTGAAAAAGAAACTGGTATCAAAACTGAATTCGTAAGAATGAGTAGTGGAGAAACTCTTGCAAGAATAAGAGCAGAAAAAGATAACATGACTGCATCTGTTTGGTATGGAGGTCCTATTGATGCCTTTGTAGCTGCAAATCAAGAAGGATTACTACAACCTTATATCTCTCCAGTAGCAAAAGAAATTCCTGATAAATTTAAAGATCCAAATGGAGTATGGACAGGAATATATGTAGGATACTTAGGATTTGTTGGAAATAAAGAGTTACTAAAAGAGATCGGTGCTCCAATGCCTAAATCTTGGGCTGATTTATTAAAACCAGAATATAAAGGTGAAATTGTTACTGCACATCCTGGTTCTTCTGGTACTGCATATACTATGCTTGCAACTGTTATCCAACTTAAGGGAGAAAAAGACGGTATGGATTATATGCAAAAATTAAATGGTCAAATCAGACAGTATACAAAATCAGGAACTGCTCCTGGTAGAATGGTTGGAATGGGAGAAACTGCTTTAGGAGTAACATTCCTTCATGATGCAATAAAATATAGAAAAGAAGGATATGATGATATTATTATTTCAGCTCCTGCAGAGGGAACAGGTTTTGAAATTGGTGGAGTAGCAATACTTAAAAATGGTCCAGATCAAGATTCAGCAAAGAAATTTGTTGACTGGGCTCTTTCTAAAAAAGCACAAGAACTAGGACAAACTGTTGGTTCTTATCAATTCTTAACTAATAAGAATGCTGAAGCTCCTGCAGATGTTAAAGAAATAGCTGGAACAAAACTTATTGACTATAACTTTGATTGGGCAGGAAAACATAGAAAAGAGTTACTTGATAAATTCAGTACTGCTACAAAAACTACAGCTCCAACAAAATAA